Part of the Usitatibacter palustris genome, GGTGCTTGATCATGCGGGCGGCCCCTACTTGCAGGCGTCCTTCGGGTAGGCGTAGTCCCTCTCCTGGCCCTTCACCAATGCCTTGAACGACTTGACGTTCTTCTTCTCCGCGTCGCGGTTGATCATCATGAAGAACAGCGTGTACTTCTCGGAGCCTTCGGAAACCACGGCGCTCATGTCGCGCTCCTCGTAGAGATCCACGGTCGTGGACTTGTCCTTGAAAAGGCCATGGACCGTGACCTTGTTGCCGCTGACCGTGAAGCACGCCGCTGCGTTGGCGCCGGCGGGCATCAGGAGCGCGAAGGCCGGGAGGGCGATGCAAAGGATCTTCTTCATTTGTATCGGGCTCCGGGATCAGAGTTTGAGGTACTGGAGGATCACGCTCGAGAAATCCTTGCCGCCGTTGCCGTCGATCGAATGCTTCTGGTAGATCTGCTGTGCGATGGCACCCAGCATCACCGGATGCTTCGCGGATTTCGCGGCCTCGGTCACGAGCGTGAGGTCCTTCAGCATGAGGTCGGCACCGAAGCCGCCGGTGTAATTGCGCGAGGACGGCACGTTCTCGAGCACGCCCGGATAGGGGTTGTAAGTGTCCGAGCTCCAGCAGCGGCCGCTCGAGGTGTTCACGATCGAGGCGAACACCTTTGGATCCATCCCGAGCTTCGCGGCGAGCGTCATGCCCTCGGAGGTCGCGATCATCTCGATGGCGAGCATCATGTTGTTGCAGATCTTCGCGACCTGGCCGTTGCCGATGCCGCCGCAGTGCACGATGTTCTTGCCCATCGCCTGGAGGATGGGCTTGGCGGTCTCGAAATCCTTCGCTTCGCCCCCGACCATGAACGTGAGCGTGGCGGCTTCCGCGCCGGCGACGCCGCCGGAAACGGGAGCGTCGACCATGTGGCAATCCTTCGCTCGGGCGTCCATCGCGACTTCGCGCGAAGTCAGTGGATCGATGGTGGATGAATCGATCAGGAACGTGCCGGGTGCGATGCTCGCAAGGAGGCCGTTGCGGTCGCCGTACACGTTGCGGACATGCGGCGATGACGGAAGCATCGTGATGACGACTTCCACGCCCTTGCCGGCTTCCGCGACGGACGCGGCCGCCTCGCATTTGTCGCCGACCACCTTCTTGACGAGGTCGGGGACCACGTCGTACACCTTCAGCGAGTGTCCCTGCTTCAGGAGGTTGCGGACCATGGGATTGCCCATGTGGCCCAGGCCGATGAATCCGATCTTCAAAGACGTTCTCCTCACTGTCATCCTGAGGGCCAAGGGCCCGAAGGACCTGCTTTTTATCCGAGTGTTCTCACGAGCAATCCGCCCAGGGCGAACAACGCCGACGTGATCACCACTCCATCCCACGCCCAGCGCGATGGCGTGCCGGGCTCGGGCCGTATCGCGCCGAAGCTGAAGGGGAGGAGCACCGCGAGCGTGACGAACGTGACGAGCCCGATGGAGGTGACGATCGACGACCACGGTGCGTTGTCGCGCACGCGGTCGAAGAGGTCCCACACCATGACCAGCCAGATGGCCGCCGCACCGAGGCGCAGCGGCCAGGACGGGCGATCGCCGTCGAAGAACGCCTTCACGCGACTGTCATCCTGAGGGCCGACGGCCCGAAGGACCTGCTTGAATTCGTTGACTGATAAAAAAACACTTAACCCCCTACAGCGGATCCTTCGACTGCGTCCTCAGGATGACAGGGCTTGATCCTTGTCGCTGTGCTCCTCGGAACGCCCTGTCACTTCAGGCTGATGGTCGTGTGGATTCCCGGCGACGTGGTGGCGTCGTCGAACCAGCGCGCGGTGACGGTCTTCACCTGCGTGTAGAACTGGATCACCTGCTTGCCGTACGGGCCGAGGTCGCCGAGCTTGGAGCCGCGCGAGCCCGTGAAGCTGAAGTAGGGGACCGGCACCGGAATCGGCACGTTGATGCCGACCTGGCCCACGTCGATCTCGTTCTGGAACTTGCGGGCCGCGGCTCCCGACTGCGTGAAGATGCCGGTGCCGTTGCCGTACGGGTTCTTGTTGATGAGCGCGATCGCGTCATCGAGCGTGGGCACGGAGACGATCACCAGCACCGGGCCGAAGATCTCGGTCTTGTAGACCTCGTGCTCGGGCTTCACGCCGGAGAACACGGTGGGCGCGATGAAGTTGCCGTTCTCGTAGCCGGGGATCTTCGGGTTGCGGCCGTCGAGATCGAGCTTGGCGCCTTCCTTCACGCCCTGCGCGATCAGCGACTCGATCTTCTCCCGGGCCTGCCGGGAGATCACCGGGCCGAGGTCCGCGCCCTTCTCGGTGCCGGCGTTGACCTTGAGGGTCTTCGCCTTCGCGACGATGTCCGGGATCCATTCCGACGCTTCGCCGACCATCACGGCGACCGAGGTCGCCATGCAGCGCTGGCCCGCCGCGCCGAAGCCCGCGCCGACGAGGGCATTCAACGACTGCTCCTTGTTGGCGTCCGGCATGATCACCGCGTGGTTCTTCGCACCCATCATGCATTGCGCGCGCTTGCCGTGTTCGGAGGAGAGCTTGTAGACGTGCTCGCCGACGTGGCACGAACCGACGAACGAGACTGCCTGGATCGTGGGGTGCGTGCAGATCGCGTCCACCGATTCCTTGCCGCCGTGCACGATGTTGAGCACGCCCGGGGGAACGCCCGCTTCGATCGCGAGCGCGGCCAGCGCCATGGGCGTCATCGGATCCTGCTCGGAGGGCTTCAGCACGAAGGTGTTGCCGGTGACGATCGCCATCGGGAACATCCACAGCGGGATCATCGCGGGGAAGTTGAACGGGGTGATGCCCGCGCAGACCCCGATGGGCTGGCGGATGAAATAGGTGTCGACGCCGTTGGCGACCTGCTCGGCGAATTCGCCCAGCGAGAGCGTGCCGATGGAGCAGGCGTGCTCGACGACTTCCAGCCCGCGGAAAATGTCGCCTTCGGCATCGGGCAGGGTCTTGCCCTGCTCGGCGGTGAGGATGGCCGCGAGCTTCTTCATGTCGCGGCGGATGAGCTCCTGGAGCTTCAGCATGATCCGCGCGCGCGCGCCGATCGGCGTGTGCTTCCAGGTCTTGAACGCTTCGGCGGCCGCCTTCACCGCGAGGTCCACTTCATCCGCACCACACATGGGCACGCGCGCGATGACCTCCTGCGTGGCCGGGTTCACGACGTCGCGCCAGGCCTTGGCTTTCGACTCGACGAACTGGCCGTTGATGAGCAACTTGACGGTAGGGGCGCTGCCGGTGACGACCTGGGGGTTCGCTGCCATGGGAATCCTCCTTGCGGGACCACAATTATAGTCGCAGCTATACTCGGACGAATGAGGTCTTTCTGGATCGCCGTATTGCTCGCAGGTTTCCTGCAGGCGCCCGTTGCCACGGCGCAGCAGGATGTCGCGCGCGACGAAACGACCTGGCGCGTCGTGGTCATCCACAACGCCGACTACCTGATCCCGGCCTCGGCCATCATGGAGCAGGCCCTGCGCGAAACGCTCTCGCGCGAGGCGCCCCATTCCGTGGAGTTCTTCGGGGAATCGCTCGACTCCTTCCGGTTCGGGCGAAAGCTCGAGGGCGCCACGCTCGCGTTGCTCCGGCAGAAATACGCGGGGCGGAAAGTGGACCTCGTGATCGCGCGCTCCCGCCAGGCGATCGACTTCGCGGCGCGCTACCGCGACGAGCTCTGGCCGGGCGTTCCGCTCGTCTTCTACAACGAGCTTCCGGAAGCGCTCCGCGAGAATGGCCCGCCCGCCAACGCGACCGGCGTGCTGATCGACCTCGACCTCGCGGCCACGATCGCCATCGCCCGCCGCCTGCATCCGAATGCGCGCGCCCTCCACATGATCGCCGGGGCATCGCCCTACGACCAGCGATGGAAGGAGCGGATCGAACCGCTGCTCGCACGGCTGGGGGTCGACTACAAGGTCACCTGGCTCGACCACCTGACCGTCCCCCAGATGCTCGAAGCGGTCGCGTTGCTGCCCCCCGATTCCCTCGTCTTCTACATCTCCGTGGTGACCGACGCGGGGGGCAAGCCGCGGGCGAGTACGCAGGTTGCGCGGCAGATCGCGGCCGCGTCGGCCGCGCCCGTCTATGGATTCTTCGAAACCTACCTCGGCACCGGTGTCGTCGGTGGCGCGATCCCCGATTTCGCGACCCAGGGCACCTCGGCGGCACGGCTTGCGCTGCGCGTGCTCAAGGGCGAACCGGCGACCTCCATTCCCATCGAGCCCGCTTCGCCCGCGAAGTGCATTCTCGATGAACGGGCACTGCAGCGTTTCCATGTTCCCGAGAGTGCCGTGCCCAGTGGCTGCGAGATCCAGTTTCGGCCGCGCTCGGCCTGGCGCGACTACCGCTGGCCGGTGCTGGTCGCGGCCGTCACGATCGTGGTGCAAACGATGCTCATCGCGGTCCTGTTCACGCAACGAAGCCGGAGGCGTCGCGCGGAGACCGCGGCGCACCAGCGCAGCGTCGAGCTCGGACATGCGCTGCGCCTGGCGACCATCGGCGAAATGACCGCGGCGATTTCGCAGGAGATCGACCACCCGCCCGGCGACGGCCCGCGCGCGAGCGAAGTGATGGAACGCATCAGGGCCATCCTGCAGAAGCACGACGTCGCGCGCGAGGTCTTCGATCCCAACGAGCTGGTGACCGATGCGCTCCACCTCATCGAGGCGGAGGCTGCACGGCGCGGGGTGTCCCTGGATGTGCAGACCGCGCCGG contains:
- a CDS encoding CoA-acylating methylmalonate-semialdehyde dehydrogenase — protein: MAANPQVVTGSAPTVKLLINGQFVESKAKAWRDVVNPATQEVIARVPMCGADEVDLAVKAAAEAFKTWKHTPIGARARIMLKLQELIRRDMKKLAAILTAEQGKTLPDAEGDIFRGLEVVEHACSIGTLSLGEFAEQVANGVDTYFIRQPIGVCAGITPFNFPAMIPLWMFPMAIVTGNTFVLKPSEQDPMTPMALAALAIEAGVPPGVLNIVHGGKESVDAICTHPTIQAVSFVGSCHVGEHVYKLSSEHGKRAQCMMGAKNHAVIMPDANKEQSLNALVGAGFGAAGQRCMATSVAVMVGEASEWIPDIVAKAKTLKVNAGTEKGADLGPVISRQAREKIESLIAQGVKEGAKLDLDGRNPKIPGYENGNFIAPTVFSGVKPEHEVYKTEIFGPVLVIVSVPTLDDAIALINKNPYGNGTGIFTQSGAAARKFQNEIDVGQVGINVPIPVPVPYFSFTGSRGSKLGDLGPYGKQVIQFYTQVKTVTARWFDDATTSPGIHTTISLK
- a CDS encoding sensor histidine kinase; translation: MRSFWIAVLLAGFLQAPVATAQQDVARDETTWRVVVIHNADYLIPASAIMEQALRETLSREAPHSVEFFGESLDSFRFGRKLEGATLALLRQKYAGRKVDLVIARSRQAIDFAARYRDELWPGVPLVFYNELPEALRENGPPANATGVLIDLDLAATIAIARRLHPNARALHMIAGASPYDQRWKERIEPLLARLGVDYKVTWLDHLTVPQMLEAVALLPPDSLVFYISVVTDAGGKPRASTQVARQIAAASAAPVYGFFETYLGTGVVGGAIPDFATQGTSAARLALRVLKGEPATSIPIEPASPAKCILDERALQRFHVPESAVPSGCEIQFRPRSAWRDYRWPVLVAAVTIVVQTMLIAVLFTQRSRRRRAETAAHQRSVELGHALRLATIGEMTAAISQEIDHPPGDGPRASEVMERIRAILQKHDVAREVFDPNELVTDALHLIEAEAARRGVSLDVQTAPGAPRITGDRIQLQQLLINLVLNAMDAMAQAPTGSRRVVVRLSRLTGQKVQISVSDIGHGIGPEISDRLFTPFFTTRPRGLGLGLSIARTIAQAHGGTIQAEGNSAGGATFRVTLPEAGT
- the mmsB gene encoding 3-hydroxyisobutyrate dehydrogenase, giving the protein MKIGFIGLGHMGNPMVRNLLKQGHSLKVYDVVPDLVKKVVGDKCEAAASVAEAGKGVEVVITMLPSSPHVRNVYGDRNGLLASIAPGTFLIDSSTIDPLTSREVAMDARAKDCHMVDAPVSGGVAGAEAATLTFMVGGEAKDFETAKPILQAMGKNIVHCGGIGNGQVAKICNNMMLAIEMIATSEGMTLAAKLGMDPKVFASIVNTSSGRCWSSDTYNPYPGVLENVPSSRNYTGGFGADLMLKDLTLVTEAAKSAKHPVMLGAIAQQIYQKHSIDGNGGKDFSSVILQYLKL